A stretch of the Acanthopagrus latus isolate v.2019 chromosome 9, fAcaLat1.1, whole genome shotgun sequence genome encodes the following:
- the LOC119025490 gene encoding C-X-C chemokine receptor type 1-like isoform X1, whose amino-acid sequence MIDPNSSAFVLDFGSIYDELNLSYNYNDSDFVVNPDTQPCSSFDIPDAVTVVVCIFYILIFLLAIPGNLIVGLVIGLSKQALTPSDLYLLNLAVADLLLAVTLPFWATSVTKGWVFGDAMCKIVTILQELSFYSSILFLACISMDRYMVIVRAMEARKANRQAVSWGVCIGVWAVGVLLSLPGLFNSSQFSPITSQWLCKEQYDPSKADIWRLATRILRHTLGFLIPLAIMLPCYGVTIQRLLRIRGGFQRQRAMRVIVFVVVAFLLCWTPYHIAVMTDTFFRSKIVPYQCPARMAVDRAMFATQSLGLLHSCVNPVLYAFVGEKFRRRLFQFLRKMGVMERTSVSRSSRSSLSSEITSTFM is encoded by the coding sequence ATCCAAACTCATCTGCTTTTGTCTTAGACTTCGGCTCCATCTACGACGAGCTAAACTTGTCGTATAATTACAATGACTCTGACTTCGTTGTCAACCCGGACACGCAGCCCTGCAGCTCCTTCGACATCCCAGATGCAGTGACGGTCGTTGTCTGCATCTTTTACATCCTCATCTTTCTGTTGGCGATTCCTGGAAATCTCATAGTGGGTCTGGTGATTGGCCTCAGCAAGCAGGCGTTGACTCCCTCCGACCTCTACCTCCTCAACCTGGCAGTCGCGGACCTCCTGCTGGCCGTCACGCTCCCGTTCTGGGCCACCTCCGTTACAAAGGGATGGGTGTTCGGAGACGCCATGTGCAAAATTGTCACCATCCTCCAAGAGCTGAGCTTCTACTCCAGCATCCTCTTCCTGGCTTGCATTAGTATGGATCGCTACATGGTGATCGTGCGAGCTATGGAGGCACGCAAGGCTAACCGACAGGCGGTCAGCTGGGGAGTTTGTATCGGTGTCTGGGCTGTTGGAGTACTTCTGTCTCTGCCAGGGCTTTTTAATTCTTCCCAATTTTCTCCAATCACCAGCCAGTGGCTGTGCAAAGAACAGTACGATCCTAGCAAGGCTGACATATGGCGGCTGGCCACCAGGATTCTTCGCCACACTTTGGGTTTTCTTATCCCCTTGGCCATCATGCTGCCCTGCTATGGAGTAACCATCCAGCGCCTGCTTCGTATCCGCGGGGGGTTTCAGCGGCAGCGAGCCATGAGagtgattgtgtttgtggttgTCGCCTTCCTGCTTTGCTGGACGCCATACCACATCGCAGTGATGACAGACACGTTTTTCAGGTCAAAGATCGTGCCGTATCAGTGCCCGGCGAGGATGGCGGTGGACCGGGCCATGTTTGCCACCCAGAGTCTGGGCCTGCTGCACAGCTGTGTCAACCCGGTGCTGTACGCTTTCGTAGGGGAGAAGTTCAGGAGGAGGCTGTTCCAGTTTTTGAGGAAGATGGGTGTCATGGAGAGGACATCGGTGTCGAGGAGCAGTAGGTCTTCACTGTCGTCAGAAATCACTTCCACATTCATGTGA
- the LOC119025490 gene encoding C-X-C chemokine receptor type 1-like isoform X2: protein MIDFGSIYDELNLSYNYNDSDFVVNPDTQPCSSFDIPDAVTVVVCIFYILIFLLAIPGNLIVGLVIGLSKQALTPSDLYLLNLAVADLLLAVTLPFWATSVTKGWVFGDAMCKIVTILQELSFYSSILFLACISMDRYMVIVRAMEARKANRQAVSWGVCIGVWAVGVLLSLPGLFNSSQFSPITSQWLCKEQYDPSKADIWRLATRILRHTLGFLIPLAIMLPCYGVTIQRLLRIRGGFQRQRAMRVIVFVVVAFLLCWTPYHIAVMTDTFFRSKIVPYQCPARMAVDRAMFATQSLGLLHSCVNPVLYAFVGEKFRRRLFQFLRKMGVMERTSVSRSSRSSLSSEITSTFM from the coding sequence ACTTCGGCTCCATCTACGACGAGCTAAACTTGTCGTATAATTACAATGACTCTGACTTCGTTGTCAACCCGGACACGCAGCCCTGCAGCTCCTTCGACATCCCAGATGCAGTGACGGTCGTTGTCTGCATCTTTTACATCCTCATCTTTCTGTTGGCGATTCCTGGAAATCTCATAGTGGGTCTGGTGATTGGCCTCAGCAAGCAGGCGTTGACTCCCTCCGACCTCTACCTCCTCAACCTGGCAGTCGCGGACCTCCTGCTGGCCGTCACGCTCCCGTTCTGGGCCACCTCCGTTACAAAGGGATGGGTGTTCGGAGACGCCATGTGCAAAATTGTCACCATCCTCCAAGAGCTGAGCTTCTACTCCAGCATCCTCTTCCTGGCTTGCATTAGTATGGATCGCTACATGGTGATCGTGCGAGCTATGGAGGCACGCAAGGCTAACCGACAGGCGGTCAGCTGGGGAGTTTGTATCGGTGTCTGGGCTGTTGGAGTACTTCTGTCTCTGCCAGGGCTTTTTAATTCTTCCCAATTTTCTCCAATCACCAGCCAGTGGCTGTGCAAAGAACAGTACGATCCTAGCAAGGCTGACATATGGCGGCTGGCCACCAGGATTCTTCGCCACACTTTGGGTTTTCTTATCCCCTTGGCCATCATGCTGCCCTGCTATGGAGTAACCATCCAGCGCCTGCTTCGTATCCGCGGGGGGTTTCAGCGGCAGCGAGCCATGAGagtgattgtgtttgtggttgTCGCCTTCCTGCTTTGCTGGACGCCATACCACATCGCAGTGATGACAGACACGTTTTTCAGGTCAAAGATCGTGCCGTATCAGTGCCCGGCGAGGATGGCGGTGGACCGGGCCATGTTTGCCACCCAGAGTCTGGGCCTGCTGCACAGCTGTGTCAACCCGGTGCTGTACGCTTTCGTAGGGGAGAAGTTCAGGAGGAGGCTGTTCCAGTTTTTGAGGAAGATGGGTGTCATGGAGAGGACATCGGTGTCGAGGAGCAGTAGGTCTTCACTGTCGTCAGAAATCACTTCCACATTCATGTGA